The following are encoded together in the Arvicanthis niloticus isolate mArvNil1 chromosome 9, mArvNil1.pat.X, whole genome shotgun sequence genome:
- the Gprc5d gene encoding G-protein coupled receptor family C group 5 member D — MYEDCVKSTEDYYLFCDNEGPWAIVLESLAVVGIVVTILLLLAFLFLMRKVQDCSQWNVLPTQFLFLLAVLGLFGLAFAFIIQLNQQTAPVRYFLFGVLFAICFSCLLAHASNLVKLVRGRVSFCWTTILFIAIGVSLLQTIIAIEYVTLIMTRGLMFEHMTPYQLNVDFVCLLIYVLFLMALTFFVSKATFCGPCENWKQHGRLIFATVLISIIIWVVWISMLLRGNPQLQRQPHWDDAVICIGLVTNAWVFLLVYIIPELSILYRSCRQECPPQGNVCQVPVYQRSFRMENQESTRDC; from the coding sequence ATGTATGAGGACTGCGTGAAGTCCACAGAAGACTATTACCTCTTCTGTGACAATGAGGGGCCATGGGCCATTGTTCTGGAGTCCTTGGCAGTAGTTGGCATAGTGGTTACAATATTGCTACTCCTGGCATTTCTGTTCCTCATGCGGAAGGTGCAGGATTGCAGCCAGTGGAACGTGCTTCCCACCCAGTTCCTCTTCCTGCTGGCTGTGCTGGGGCTCTTCGGACTTGCTTTTGCCTTCATCATCCAACTCAACCAGCAAACTGCCCCTGTTCGCTACTTCCTCTTTGGGGTTCTCTTTGCTAtctgcttctcctgcctcctggCTCATGCCTCCAACCTGGTGAAGCTGGTCCGGGGTAGAGTCTCCTTCTGCTGGACAACAATTCTGTTCATTGCCATTGGTGTCAGCCTGTTGCAGACCATCATTGCAATAGAGTACGTGACCCTCATCATGACCAGAGGCTTGATGTTCGAGCACATGACACCGTATCAGCTCAATGTGGACTTTGTCTGTCTCCTGATCTATGTCCTCTTCCTGATGGCCCTCACATTCTTCGTTTCCAAGGCCACTTTCTGTGGCCCATGTGAGAACTGGAAACAGCATGGAAGACTCATATTTGCCACTGTGCTCATCTCCATCATTATCTGGGTGGTGTGGATCTCCATGCTCTTGCGAGGCAACCCCCAGCTCCAGCGGCAGCCCCACTGGGATGATGCGGTCATCTGCATTGGCCTGGTCACCAACGCTTGGGTCTTCCTGCTGGTCTACATCATCCCTGAGCTGAGCATCCTCTACAGGTCATGTAGACAGGAGTGTCCTCCACAAGGGAATGTCTGCCAGGTCCCCGTCTACCAACGCAGCTTCAGGATGGAGAACCAGGAATCCACTAGAG
- the Hebp1 gene encoding heme-binding protein 1, with protein sequence MLGMIRNSLFGSVETWPWQVLSTGGKEDVSYEERTCEGGKFATVEVTDKPVDEALREAMPKIMKYVGGTNDKGIGMGMTVPVSFAVFPNEDGSLQKKLKVWFRIPNQFQGSPPAPSDENVKIEEREAITVYSTQFGGYAKEADYVAHATQLRSTLEGTPATYQGDVYYCAGYDPPMKPYGRRNEVWLVKA encoded by the exons ATGTTGGGCATGATCAGGAACTCACTGTTCGGGAGCGTGGAGACGTGGCCTTGGCAGGTTCTAAGCACCGGGGGCAAG GAAGACGTCTCCTATGAGGAAAGAACCTGTGAAGGGGGCAAGTTTGCTACTGTGGAGGTGACAGACAAGCCTGTGGACGAGGCTCTCCGGGAAGCAATGCCCAAGATCATGAAGTATGTGGGTGGCACCAATGACAAAG GAATCGGCATGGGAATGACAGTCCCTGTCTCCTTTGCCGTGTTTCCCAATGAAGATGGCTCCCTGCAGAAGAAACTGAAAGTCTGGTTCCGGATTCCGAACCAATTTCAAGGCAGCCCACCGGCCCCCAGTGATGAGAACGTGAAGATCGAGGAGCGGGAAGCCATCACTGTCTATTCTAC GCAATTTGGTGGCTATGCCAAGGAAGCCGACTACGTTGCTCACGCCACCCAGCTACGTTCCACCCTGGAGGGCACACCAGCTACCTACCAGGGTGATGTCTACTACTGTGCTGGATATGACCCTCCCATGAAGCCCTATGGACGTCGTAATGAGGTCTGGCTTGTGAAGGCGTGA